A single window of Sporosarcina sp. FSL W7-1349 DNA harbors:
- a CDS encoding sensor domain-containing protein has product MKSESGQFMPELPDLLHNLEQFYMVIRTDAEGVIFYTNKKFLDISKWTPKRILGKTIWQMFPETDEGVEQAHLIWDTVNKGKTWSGATEKMGRTGESYHVNLIAIPFMNDEGELNSVTFLELDITQDVNIRNQLQQIAFIDFETGLMSRHKLEATVNEMIQEDKHFSFVHITIDHYYTLKDLHSHDSERVLIKSFSNRLKRFFQDNPIARIGISEFAVLTPFGDWYIQGFLGFLEQNPIYIDNNALPISVSGGIVRFPEDQQTYNHLIQAALTATKDVIEHGGGKIVSLTSESHRGLNRRATIDRKMLTALNEQSLQVVYQPQWDVASGQINMYEALVRWEDDELGIVMPEELISVAEENGLIHEIGAFVLRNAAQLAAEWAKSKQDIKISVNSSVREFSNARMPEKVHSILEATGCPSNRIQLEITERFAFQAEEEQSLVGQMNDLKEKGIDFALDDFGTGYGSFRFLQNLPISKIKIDKEFIGSLLTHNKTQQLVEGMIRLGKSLGLYVVAEGVETEEQMDLLISMGIDAIQGYHIGVPVTLEKIAVL; this is encoded by the coding sequence ATGAAATCCGAAAGCGGGCAATTTATGCCGGAACTCCCGGACCTTCTGCATAATCTTGAGCAGTTCTACATGGTGATACGTACCGACGCAGAGGGTGTCATATTCTACACAAACAAAAAATTCCTGGACATCAGCAAATGGACGCCGAAACGGATCCTCGGAAAGACGATTTGGCAAATGTTCCCCGAAACGGACGAAGGGGTCGAACAAGCCCATCTTATTTGGGACACCGTGAATAAAGGGAAAACGTGGTCCGGCGCAACCGAAAAAATGGGGCGGACCGGTGAATCGTATCATGTCAACCTGATCGCTATCCCGTTTATGAACGATGAAGGGGAATTGAATTCCGTCACGTTCTTGGAACTGGATATCACGCAAGACGTGAATATACGCAATCAGCTTCAACAGATCGCCTTTATCGACTTTGAGACAGGGCTGATGAGCCGACATAAGCTTGAAGCCACTGTAAATGAGATGATCCAGGAAGACAAGCATTTTTCGTTTGTCCATATTACGATCGACCATTATTACACTTTGAAAGACCTGCATTCTCATGATTCTGAAAGAGTATTGATTAAATCATTCAGCAATCGGTTAAAGCGGTTTTTCCAAGACAATCCGATTGCCCGGATCGGCATCAGTGAATTCGCCGTCTTGACACCGTTCGGCGATTGGTATATCCAAGGATTCCTTGGATTTTTGGAGCAAAACCCGATTTACATCGACAATAATGCCTTGCCGATTTCCGTCAGCGGAGGGATCGTCCGGTTCCCTGAAGACCAACAGACGTATAACCATCTCATCCAGGCAGCTCTGACCGCTACCAAGGATGTCATCGAACACGGCGGCGGAAAAATCGTTTCATTGACCTCCGAATCGCATCGCGGGCTCAATCGACGCGCCACGATCGACCGGAAAATGCTAACCGCCTTGAACGAACAGAGCCTCCAGGTCGTCTACCAACCGCAATGGGACGTGGCAAGCGGACAAATCAATATGTATGAAGCCCTTGTCCGTTGGGAGGACGATGAACTAGGGATTGTGATGCCGGAAGAATTGATCTCCGTTGCAGAGGAAAACGGGCTGATCCACGAAATCGGCGCATTTGTGTTGCGGAATGCCGCCCAACTTGCAGCGGAATGGGCAAAAAGTAAGCAAGATATCAAAATTTCGGTGAACTCGTCCGTCCGGGAATTCAGCAATGCCCGGATGCCTGAAAAAGTCCATTCAATTTTGGAAGCGACCGGTTGCCCGTCCAACCGGATCCAACTTGAGATTACAGAACGGTTCGCCTTCCAAGCCGAAGAAGAGCAGTCCCTCGTCGGCCAAATGAATGACCTGAAAGAAAAAGGGATTGACTTCGCTCTCGATGATTTCGGGACCGGATACGGTTCGTTCCGTTTTCTACAAAACTTGCCGATTTCTAAAATTAAAATAGATAAAGAGTTTATCGGTTCTTTATTGACCCACAATAAGACGCAACAGCTGGTGGAAGGGATGATTCGCCTTGGAAAATCTCTCGGCCTCTATGTCGTCGCGGAGGGTGTGGAAACGGAAGAACAGATGGATCTGCTCATCTCGATGGGCATCGATGCCATCCAAGGCTATCATATCGGTGTGCCTGTCACCCTCGAGAAAATTGCCGTCTTATGA
- a CDS encoding threonine/serine exporter family protein: MAIDCCLLAGRLMMEAGAETYRVEDTMARMAQTQLLSATHSFVTPTGIIFSPGSPHHTKLIRIEHRSTDLEKIALVNDVSRKLAAGEYNLEEAYARLKQIERENVMFPIWLQIVAAAVASGCFLLMFGGRWTDLPTAIFAGGFGFLVVTFIQEWTRVKFFAEFVAALFVGLISYVAVTGGIGTELDTIIIGSVMPLVPGLLITNAVRDLMAGHFVSGLSKGAEAFLTSFAIGAGVALVLAF; this comes from the coding sequence ATGGCGATCGATTGTTGCCTGCTGGCCGGCCGGCTCATGATGGAGGCGGGGGCGGAAACGTATCGGGTGGAGGATACGATGGCGCGGATGGCACAAACGCAGTTACTATCTGCCACGCATAGTTTTGTGACGCCGACGGGGATCATTTTTTCCCCGGGCAGCCCACATCATACGAAATTGATACGGATTGAGCATCGATCGACCGATTTGGAGAAGATTGCACTTGTCAATGACGTGTCCCGCAAGCTGGCCGCTGGGGAATATAATCTGGAAGAGGCGTATGCCCGCCTGAAACAAATCGAACGGGAGAATGTCATGTTCCCAATCTGGCTCCAAATCGTTGCGGCCGCTGTAGCAAGCGGCTGTTTCCTCCTTATGTTCGGCGGGCGGTGGACTGATCTTCCGACTGCCATTTTCGCAGGGGGCTTCGGATTTCTTGTCGTGACATTCATCCAGGAATGGACACGGGTGAAGTTCTTCGCCGAATTTGTGGCCGCTCTGTTTGTCGGGTTGATCAGTTATGTGGCTGTCACGGGAGGCATTGGAACGGAATTGGATACGATCATCATCGGGTCTGTCATGCCTCTCGTTCCCGGTCTTTTGATCACAAATGCGGTGCGCGATTTGATGGCCGGCCATTTCGTGTCAGGTTTGTCGAAAGGGGCCGAGGCCTTTCTCACTTCCTTTGCCATCGGGGCCGGAGTGGCTCTTGTGTTAGCCTTTTAA
- a CDS encoding xanthine dehydrogenase family protein molybdopterin-binding subunit, with translation MNGYNKVVGTGAQRIDAAEKSTGTLKYLSDSEIPGMLHAYVATSTEAHASIISIEVAEAWKVPGVQAIVTGDMFPFPIGPILADRPPIAHQKVRYYGEPIAIIIADEEYQAKAAAEKIEVEYETLPVVNSVQQAFEKDAPLLHEQLGDYQKIIDNVYPVPGTNIASHIKIRKGNFGAAWATCKETITANYRFNLSDHLAMETRAATVEINPDGRVIVHSTSQSPYTIKKVFNQFFNLPVGKVIVHIPLLGGAFGGKGTVQLEPLAYLASRAVGGKLVRLRFTREQDMITAPTHIGFDATVKLGVDAEGKLIAGQYTFLVEAGAYSDQAAGITRAAALDCTGPYHIPNVWCDSYCMYTNHTFATSFRGYGHPELTFAIERTMDRFAKQLSIDPVEFRLMNAIRPGHSTPTQSVLNENKVGDTVKCLTRAKELIGYSGPEPVTVSETVKRSKGVALFWKTSTTSTNAQAGAILTFEPDGTVNLSCAAVELGQGTKTILAQIAAERLQMNLADIHVTMDVNTQHNPHQWRTVASSTTYLAGRAVLAAADDAIRQLKKNAAIALQCAADELSVGGNRVFVTAVPEIGIEIKTIALGYKYPNGHTVGGQIVGVGNHVQRHLTPMDKETGFGDPGPWWSVGAQAVEVEFDEMTNDYRILKAVTVMDGGTIINPMTAQQQMRGGIFLGLSIAKGEAFLYNDAGIPQNPDMRTYQMTRFGEQPEEYIVEFVETPSAEGPYGARGIGEYGVIGAAGALSNSLSFAIGIEVDELPLTPETLWRLRKGAGQ, from the coding sequence GTGAACGGTTATAACAAAGTCGTCGGAACAGGAGCACAACGGATCGATGCTGCTGAAAAATCGACAGGAACTTTAAAATACCTTAGCGATTCCGAAATTCCAGGCATGCTGCATGCCTATGTAGCTACAAGTACCGAAGCACATGCTTCGATCATTTCAATAGAAGTTGCAGAGGCATGGAAAGTGCCTGGCGTCCAAGCGATTGTGACGGGAGATATGTTCCCGTTCCCGATCGGGCCTATTTTAGCGGATCGGCCTCCGATTGCACACCAAAAGGTCCGTTATTATGGCGAACCGATAGCCATTATCATCGCCGACGAGGAATACCAAGCGAAAGCGGCAGCGGAGAAAATCGAAGTGGAGTATGAAACATTGCCTGTCGTTAATTCGGTCCAACAGGCTTTCGAGAAAGATGCCCCTCTGCTCCATGAACAATTGGGAGACTACCAAAAAATCATTGATAATGTCTATCCGGTTCCAGGGACGAACATTGCCAGTCATATCAAAATCCGAAAAGGAAATTTCGGTGCTGCCTGGGCGACTTGCAAGGAGACAATCACGGCAAACTACCGATTCAACCTTTCCGATCATTTGGCAATGGAAACGCGTGCGGCTACGGTGGAAATCAATCCGGACGGCAGGGTCATCGTTCATTCGACAAGCCAATCGCCGTACACCATCAAAAAGGTGTTTAATCAATTTTTCAATCTTCCAGTCGGTAAAGTCATCGTACATATCCCGTTGCTGGGCGGGGCATTTGGAGGAAAAGGGACCGTTCAGTTGGAGCCGTTGGCGTATCTGGCTTCGCGTGCGGTCGGAGGCAAATTGGTCCGTCTCCGTTTTACGCGTGAACAGGACATGATAACGGCACCCACCCATATCGGATTTGATGCAACGGTAAAGCTAGGTGTGGATGCGGAAGGGAAGCTGATCGCTGGACAGTATACCTTCCTCGTCGAGGCGGGCGCCTATTCCGACCAGGCGGCAGGGATCACCCGTGCGGCGGCTCTTGATTGTACCGGTCCTTATCATATTCCGAATGTCTGGTGCGATTCCTATTGCATGTACACGAATCACACGTTTGCCACGTCTTTTCGAGGATATGGCCATCCCGAACTCACTTTTGCCATTGAACGGACGATGGACCGGTTTGCCAAACAGCTATCCATCGATCCCGTCGAATTTCGTCTGATGAACGCCATCCGTCCGGGACACTCCACACCGACCCAATCCGTGCTCAATGAAAACAAGGTCGGCGATACGGTGAAATGCCTGACAAGAGCAAAAGAGTTGATCGGATATTCAGGCCCTGAACCAGTGACTGTGTCGGAGACGGTGAAACGTTCCAAAGGTGTGGCTCTGTTTTGGAAGACGTCCACAACGTCAACGAATGCACAGGCTGGAGCCATTCTAACATTCGAACCGGATGGCACCGTCAACCTAAGCTGTGCGGCCGTTGAATTGGGACAAGGGACGAAAACCATTTTGGCGCAAATCGCTGCGGAGCGGTTGCAGATGAATCTGGCGGACATTCACGTCACGATGGATGTGAACACCCAGCACAACCCCCATCAATGGCGGACTGTTGCGAGCAGTACGACTTATTTGGCCGGGAGGGCAGTGCTGGCCGCTGCTGACGATGCGATCCGCCAATTGAAAAAGAATGCAGCCATCGCGCTTCAATGTGCAGCAGATGAGCTGTCCGTTGGCGGTAACCGTGTCTTCGTTACCGCCGTTCCAGAAATCGGAATTGAGATAAAAACCATTGCATTAGGATACAAATATCCAAATGGTCATACAGTCGGCGGACAGATCGTCGGTGTCGGCAATCATGTGCAGCGGCATTTGACTCCAATGGATAAGGAAACTGGCTTTGGGGATCCCGGCCCTTGGTGGTCTGTCGGCGCGCAGGCGGTGGAAGTGGAATTTGATGAAATGACAAACGATTACCGCATCCTGAAAGCCGTCACTGTGATGGACGGCGGGACGATCATCAACCCGATGACCGCACAGCAGCAAATGCGGGGCGGCATTTTCTTGGGACTGAGCATCGCAAAAGGAGAGGCATTCCTATATAATGATGCCGGCATTCCGCAAAACCCCGATATGCGGACGTATCAGATGACGCGATTCGGGGAGCAACCGGAAGAATATATAGTGGAATTTGTAGAAACGCCATCCGCTGAAGGTCCATATGGAGCACGGGGAATCGGTGAGTATGGGGTCATCGGGGCGGCGGGCGCCTTATCGAACAGTCTGTCGTTTGCCATCGGTATAGAAGTGGATGAATTGCCGCTTACTCCGGAAACGCTTTGGCGGTTAAGGAAGGGGGCTGGGCAATGA
- a CDS encoding nucleotidyltransferase family protein, with the protein MSIACLYLAAGQSRRMGTDKLALPFHGQSFGSQALSAALQSRVKKVFLLTKENDSLAWVPEELIADNKCVHVPVPLTAEGQSATLRIGVSYAIRHQASALIILLADQPFVKSDFIDELCSQYERNPNLCYVAATGEGIPKPPILFSDRLFSSLLDLTGDKGARDILRDGSLHGLHLPAPDPLLFADADTMEAYNRLKQMKKKV; encoded by the coding sequence ATGTCCATCGCTTGCCTCTATCTAGCCGCTGGGCAAAGCAGACGAATGGGGACGGATAAATTGGCGCTGCCATTTCATGGACAATCCTTTGGCAGCCAAGCTTTATCGGCAGCCCTTCAATCTCGTGTGAAAAAAGTTTTCTTGCTGACGAAGGAAAATGACTCCTTGGCTTGGGTTCCAGAGGAATTGATTGCCGACAACAAGTGCGTCCATGTTCCGGTACCACTTACCGCAGAAGGTCAATCGGCGACGTTGCGCATCGGGGTCTCCTATGCCATCAGACATCAAGCTTCCGCACTTATCATCCTGTTAGCGGATCAGCCATTCGTGAAATCTGATTTTATCGACGAACTCTGTTCACAGTACGAACGGAATCCGAACCTATGTTACGTAGCGGCAACGGGGGAAGGAATACCAAAACCGCCTATTCTATTCTCTGACAGACTGTTTTCAAGTCTGTTGGATCTGACGGGAGATAAAGGGGCAAGGGACATTTTACGGGATGGTTCCTTACACGGGCTGCATTTGCCCGCCCCCGACCCGCTGCTGTTTGCAGACGCAGATACGATGGAGGCCTATAATCGATTGAAACAGATGAAAAAAAAGGTCTGA
- a CDS encoding FAD binding domain-containing protein, with protein sequence MIPFNFEYFRPETIEEALDLYEAEWKLGKKVIFYSGGTEVITFARGGKLTMDVVIDLKGIPECNTLAVEEDQLVIGSAVTLNDLADSDLFPLAGETVKKIADHTSNNKITVGGNLLSRLPYREAMLPLLVTDALAVTAGPKEKDILPVESLVKTDLPAGGFLTQIKVPLAYIQEPYLSLKRTRTSVIGYPIVSLAALVATGRIRIAFSGVSNLPFRSSVIEGILNESSLSVSERVQKAIAKLPVQVMDDFLASEEYREYTLSTLLTETIQRLEASL encoded by the coding sequence ATGATCCCTTTCAATTTCGAATATTTTAGACCGGAAACGATTGAAGAGGCGCTTGACTTGTATGAAGCGGAATGGAAATTGGGGAAGAAAGTGATCTTTTATTCGGGAGGCACGGAAGTGATCACATTCGCGCGTGGCGGCAAACTGACAATGGATGTCGTCATCGATCTAAAAGGCATCCCTGAATGCAACACTCTCGCCGTTGAGGAGGATCAATTGGTGATCGGATCCGCCGTGACGTTGAACGACTTGGCGGATTCCGACCTATTTCCGTTAGCGGGGGAGACGGTGAAGAAAATTGCGGACCATACGTCCAATAATAAAATTACGGTCGGAGGAAACTTGTTGAGTCGTCTCCCTTATCGGGAAGCCATGCTGCCGTTACTCGTCACGGATGCGTTGGCTGTCACGGCTGGTCCGAAAGAGAAGGATATCCTGCCGGTCGAGTCACTTGTGAAAACAGACCTCCCTGCAGGAGGGTTCCTGACACAAATTAAAGTGCCCTTGGCATATATCCAAGAGCCTTATCTCAGCTTGAAACGGACACGGACGTCCGTTATCGGATATCCGATTGTCAGCTTGGCGGCACTTGTCGCTACGGGAAGGATCCGGATTGCCTTCAGCGGCGTCAGTAATCTTCCGTTCCGCTCCTCTGTTATTGAAGGCATTCTGAATGAATCTTCTCTTTCCGTCAGTGAAAGGGTTCAAAAAGCGATAGCAAAACTGCCGGTGCAGGTGATGGATGATTTTCTTGCATCGGAAGAATACCGGGAGTATACGCTATCCACTTTATTGACAGAAACAATCCAACGTCTGGAGGCCAGCTTATGA
- a CDS encoding (2Fe-2S)-binding protein: MKLSNRDLFTVIPLLVNGRTQHVKVRSADTLLHVLRSELGLTGTKMACENGDCGACDVLVNGKPMHSCLLLAVEARQMNITTVEGLKDSPMVQAFVEHFAIQCGYCTPGFVVSSHALVTTHPEADDELIKEWLRPNLCRCTGYQEIYDAVRSVLRTNQLEKTDENPG; the protein is encoded by the coding sequence ATGAAACTTTCCAATCGGGACCTTTTCACGGTCATCCCTTTACTGGTCAACGGAAGGACCCAACATGTCAAAGTCCGTTCGGCGGACACCTTGCTGCATGTCCTGCGATCTGAACTTGGTTTGACAGGGACGAAAATGGCCTGTGAAAACGGGGACTGCGGCGCCTGTGATGTATTGGTGAACGGAAAGCCGATGCACTCCTGCCTGCTATTGGCTGTAGAAGCAAGGCAGATGAATATAACGACAGTCGAGGGGCTGAAGGATTCCCCCATGGTCCAGGCGTTTGTCGAACACTTTGCCATTCAATGCGGCTATTGTACCCCGGGATTTGTCGTCAGCAGCCATGCCTTGGTCACTACACATCCGGAGGCAGACGATGAATTGATCAAAGAGTGGCTGCGACCGAATCTTTGTAGATGCACGGGATATCAAGAGATTTATGACGCGGTCCGCTCGGTTTTACGAACAAATCAGCTGGAGAAAACAGATGAAAACCCGGGATAA
- a CDS encoding threonine/serine exporter family protein, translating into MTSYLLQGTLSFLATMGFGILFNAPRRMLLYCGLAGMTGWLVYQLFNELLEDPVRSSFFGAFTVAVVANLFAKRFRMPMIIFSVAGIIPLVPGGTAYNAMRHVVENDYLAALSYASVAFMVSGAIAMGLVFAEVIIQLIFRALRGREQKSAT; encoded by the coding sequence ATGACTTCATATCTTCTACAGGGCACCCTTAGTTTTTTAGCGACGATGGGGTTCGGCATTTTATTCAACGCGCCGCGTCGGATGCTTTTATACTGCGGATTGGCGGGGATGACGGGTTGGCTTGTCTATCAATTGTTCAATGAACTGCTCGAGGATCCGGTCCGTTCTTCGTTTTTCGGGGCGTTCACGGTCGCCGTCGTCGCCAATCTATTCGCGAAGCGCTTCCGGATGCCGATGATCATTTTCAGTGTGGCCGGCATCATTCCGCTCGTGCCGGGCGGGACAGCGTATAATGCGATGCGGCATGTCGTGGAAAATGATTATCTAGCTGCTCTGTCCTACGCTTCGGTCGCTTTCATGGTGTCGGGAGCGATTGCAATGGGCTTGGTGTTCGCAGAAGTGATCATCCAGCTCATCTTCCGGGCCCTCCGTGGAAGGGAACAGAAATCGGCAACATAA
- a CDS encoding XdhC family protein translates to MNQMEEMLQKVLSTGQGAIACTIVHVDGSAYRKEGAWMFLLEDGTQLGMIGGGCLENDLRIRAQELFGTGTAMEVIYDLRAEDDLGWGRGIGCNGVITVLIRDVDKGFREALLNVHEEFQQGRPVHYIQELKEGYPFVFETTKTIGKMPLRPFVCAAGSMSDEKGRRYEQWLWPRPNLYLIGGGSDARPLASMAQTVGYAVHLLDWREALCHEGFFPNAASIQIGNVEQMVKDTRFTPYDSVVIMTHHFTLDQALLQFFAKQELLYLGLLGSKQRTSRLTKGISLTHLQSPIGLSIGAEGPEEIAVSILAEVIAVRNGVAACPSLASI, encoded by the coding sequence ATGAATCAAATGGAAGAGATGCTTCAAAAGGTATTGTCCACAGGGCAAGGGGCGATTGCATGCACCATCGTCCATGTCGACGGATCGGCATATCGGAAAGAAGGCGCCTGGATGTTCCTGCTGGAGGATGGAACACAACTCGGCATGATAGGCGGCGGCTGTTTAGAGAACGATCTCCGGATCCGGGCGCAGGAGCTGTTCGGCACAGGAACGGCAATGGAAGTCATTTATGATTTACGGGCCGAAGACGATCTCGGCTGGGGGCGGGGCATCGGTTGCAACGGTGTCATTACCGTGCTAATCCGGGATGTGGACAAAGGATTTCGAGAGGCTTTACTAAATGTGCATGAGGAATTTCAACAAGGCCGGCCTGTTCATTACATACAAGAATTAAAGGAAGGGTACCCGTTCGTCTTCGAGACGACAAAGACGATTGGCAAAATGCCGCTTCGTCCGTTCGTATGCGCGGCAGGCAGCATGAGTGACGAGAAAGGGAGAAGATATGAGCAATGGCTATGGCCACGTCCGAATCTCTATTTGATCGGAGGAGGTTCAGATGCGCGCCCGTTGGCATCCATGGCGCAAACAGTGGGGTATGCGGTCCATTTATTAGATTGGCGGGAGGCCCTTTGTCATGAAGGTTTTTTCCCGAACGCTGCGTCCATCCAGATCGGCAATGTAGAGCAGATGGTCAAAGACACCCGCTTCACCCCCTATGATTCAGTCGTCATAATGACCCATCACTTTACATTGGACCAGGCACTCTTGCAATTCTTCGCAAAGCAAGAATTGCTCTACCTCGGCCTTTTGGGATCAAAACAACGGACCTCCCGTTTGACGAAAGGGATAAGCCTGACCCATCTCCAATCCCCTATCGGCCTGTCGATCGGGGCGGAGGGACCCGAAGAAATTGCAGTCAGCATTTTAGCGGAAGTGATAGCCGTGCGAAACGGGGTAGCTGCATGTCCATCGCTTGCCTCTATCTAG
- a CDS encoding EamA family transporter: MERFKGIAMIIIGAVLWGATGPMMEWLLTESAMTRSFLIIVRMIVAGILLLSILKGRGVRILAPLQQKVWSRQLILFGIFGMLGVQYTFLGSIESSNAIIATLFQFLAPIFIIIFISWRQWTLPPRAQVIGIAVTIVGLFLLMTNGSFAAFALSKAAVAWGVAVGFTFAFYTLYPVRLMSEWGVLLAVGWGMLIGGAALFIVNPMAVISGYEPLLDWRIAGMLALVVVVGTVAFSLFLGSMKYITPVETSILSSFEPLTAMVISVLWLGQVLGIWQLLGALVMLVGVTGLSIAGSKAREE, from the coding sequence ATGGAACGGTTCAAAGGAATCGCGATGATCATCATAGGTGCAGTGTTATGGGGAGCGACAGGGCCTATGATGGAATGGCTTCTTACAGAGAGTGCGATGACACGTTCTTTTTTAATCATTGTGAGAATGATAGTGGCCGGGATTCTGCTTCTTTCCATTCTGAAAGGGAGAGGAGTGCGAATTTTAGCTCCCTTGCAGCAAAAAGTATGGTCCCGGCAACTTATTTTGTTTGGCATATTCGGGATGCTCGGGGTTCAATATACTTTTCTCGGATCCATCGAATCTAGCAATGCCATTATCGCGACATTATTTCAATTTTTGGCGCCTATCTTTATTATCATTTTCATCTCATGGCGGCAGTGGACATTGCCACCTCGCGCGCAAGTGATCGGAATTGCTGTCACCATCGTCGGGCTGTTCCTGCTAATGACGAATGGATCGTTTGCTGCATTTGCACTGAGCAAGGCAGCGGTGGCGTGGGGAGTGGCGGTCGGGTTCACCTTCGCTTTCTACACCTTGTATCCCGTCCGCTTGATGAGCGAATGGGGAGTGCTGCTCGCTGTAGGGTGGGGGATGCTGATTGGAGGAGCGGCTTTATTCATCGTGAATCCAATGGCCGTCATCTCGGGGTACGAACCACTGCTTGACTGGCGGATCGCCGGCATGCTCGCCTTGGTCGTCGTCGTCGGGACGGTCGCCTTCTCTCTGTTTTTGGGAAGCATGAAATACATCACCCCGGTCGAGACGAGTATCTTATCCAGCTTCGAACCGCTGACTGCGATGGTAATCTCGGTCCTCTGGCTCGGGCAAGTGCTGGGCATCTGGCAACTCTTGGGGGCACTCGTCATGCTCGTCGGTGTGACCGGCCTGTCGATTGCGGGAAGCAAGGCACGGGAAGAATGA